In Aegilops tauschii subsp. strangulata cultivar AL8/78 chromosome 3, Aet v6.0, whole genome shotgun sequence, one genomic interval encodes:
- the LOC109768542 gene encoding protein BREAST CANCER SUSCEPTIBILITY 2 homolog B isoform X1, with the protein MPGRWRVWGQTDGRLVWVPAPEPDAPPSPAAASPLPPPLPPGCGAGIAAASSEDALAKGRGAADGCRVESMADLLVQARNTLLEGDGMSGATVDAGQGQLFCTGSGRSVSVSERAIRRARALVGEEVEKAGNKRKQPFDDVPGAEGELREMDAPFRGGVHNTAVPPVFQTGPGKAVLLGKDSIQKARAILGEQPFDHVPDAERESSEMDAPFRGGVYNTTMPPVFQTGSGKAVLLGKDSIQKARVLLEDVDSAAGAVQPMFRTGMGRPVPVSRTSIDKARAVLEGQTVAEKGVNGMEQFPLFQTGSGRVVSVSAASVQKAKSVLKDNNTSEENTESFGRPNQPMMFQTGSGRPAMISERSIERSRAVANEGDAEKSGHWDTDCQFPMFQTGLGKPVAVSWSSVQKAKAVLEEEKIKTTGRGESSDCATTLQTETPTSVLMSSSLIMNSRSVTPKEDSAMQVTRTEKNHKDDDHVPLFQTGLGRSIAISKSSLKRASAVLEPRNIAKELEDEAHLDGAHDTPVFRTGLGRSIIASENSRKELPILEAEEAVKSVNNYNGETFVEEATFQAGIQKFVPQNRISSHKASMLLEQRNFMEKGYKDSGSQLPMFRTGSGKSVLISENSVQKARAVLEEQGINKGIIADQTYLRLSLFISIEVDNHKLLNMDKKIPVFASPLKTSCARTVNISSVGVSRAATLLGLEENTLSTQFFGHVGDKLGTKINFEQENPEQRLGLASYPTENQVHKEQHRPFELSNNTVSDSGEHSIRFSTAGGRSMAISSDALERAKSLLGESDLMVSTNNLSYPLGSACNDKMQNSTVAPKEGGSDLSKRRRVSGRTELATFSHQAMSDRKDTGSFGNAVSDIHPTSENTNRFHVGSRSTSEIPKIVKPSSRCLSETDNTNDTKDKTRQLHMPAGALVDISNFMGSYSGNIDHVVNEKRRIGGRNSASSFKRPRSSRFITPISTNRQSSAGVPKLPPTQITSCRTKLSAYYPFQHKRKTWKEYFGGPPCFNCLAEHIIDEVKLMDAKGAERYKFHNMNTGAEEFHKLLIACGASLTYATKEWVNNHYKWIVWKLASLERCYPTKAAGKFLTVANVLDELKYRYDREVNNGHRSAIKKILEGNALPSLMMVLCISAIYSHPDVHKLEAVGTDENENSIKNKSLLAAKRNMPAHIELTDGWYALEASLDVALSEQLQKRKLFIGQKLRIWGASLCGWTGPVSFHEASGTVKLMVHVNGSYRARWDDPLGFCKHVGPPLAFKCIKASGGRVPRTLVGVARIYPVLYKERLPDGSSIVRSERMERKALQLYHQRVSKIAEDIMSEQDENCASTDDSEEGAKICKMLEQAAEPEVMMAGLTSEQMISFSSYQAKQKEARQNEVAKKVENALEVAGLSSRDVTPFLKVRVTGLAHKISATKTINKEGLITIWNPTEKQKADLVEGQVYIATGLLPSAHCTNILYLHARGSSTMWKPLASAQAADFQPFFTPRKAVELSLIGEVPLASLSCSEFDIAGVVLHVGDVYLCSNQKRQWLFLTDGSKFISASQSTDQDDCLLAVSFSCSSASDDGAFFSYALSGNTVGFSNLVKRQKDQTRRIWVAEATQSSTYTLSHEISKKSHLKEAATCAEKWASSSFDKIQQLKERVLCIIGDSGG; encoded by the exons ATGCCGGGGAGGTGGCGGGTCTGGGGCCAGACCGACGGCCGCCTCGTCTGGGTCCCCGCCCCCGAGCCcgacgcgccgccgtcgcctgCCGCGGCTtcgcctcttcctcctcccctaCCGCCGGGGTGCGGTGCGGGGATAGCCGCCGCTTCATCCGAGGACGCGCTGGCGAAAG GCCGGGGCGCTGCTGACGGATGCCGCGTCGAGTCCATGGCCGACCTCCTCGTTCAAG CGCGGAACACACTGCTCGAAGGTGACGGGATGTCCGGAGCAACTGTTGATGCAGGACAGGGTCAGCTGTTCTGCACTGGATCGGGGAGGTCAGTGTCTGTCAGCGAGAGGGCTATAAGGAGGGCCAGGGCGTTGGTCGGGGAGGAGGTGGAGAAGGCTGGTAACAAGAGAA AGCAACCGTTTGACGACGTACCTGGTGCAGAGGGTGAATTGAGAGAAATGGACGCCCCATTCAGAG GTGGAGTGCATAACACTGCCGTGCCCCCAGTGTTCCAAACTGGACCCGGAAAAGCTGTTTTGCTGGGCAAGGACTCGATCCAGAAGGCAAGAGCTATTTTAGGAG AGCAACCGTTTGACCATGTACCTGATGCAGAGCGCGAATCGAGTGAAATGGACGCCCCATTTAGAG GTGGAGTGTATAACACTACCATGCCCCCAGTGTTCCAAACTGGATCAGGAAAAGCGGTCTTACTGGGCAAGGACTCAATCCAGAAGGCAAGAGTTCTTTTAGAAG ATGTTGATAGTGCTGCTGGTGCCGTACAACCAATGTTCCGTACTGGAATGGGTAGGCCGGTTCCTGTGAGCCGGACCTCTATTGATAAGGCAAGAGCTGTTTTGGAGGGACAAACAGTTGCAGAAAAAG GTGTGAACGGCATGGAACAGTTTCCATTGTTCCAAACTGGTTCAGGAAGAGTTGTCTCAGTCAGTGCGGCATCTGTTCAGAAAGCTAAGTCTGTTTTGAAGGATAATAATACAAGCGAGG AAAATACAGAGAGTTTTGGTAGGCCTAACCAGCCTATGATGTTCCAAACTGGTTCAGGAAGACCAGCCATGATCAGCGAAAGATCCATTGAGAGATCTAGAGCTGTGGCGAATGAGGGAGATGCGGAAAAGAGCG GACATTGGGATACTGATTGCCAGTTCCCAATGTTCCAAACAGGATTAGGGAAGCCTGTTGCTGTGAGCTGGAGCTCAGTTCAGAAGGCAAAGGCAGTATTGGAGGAAGAAAAAATTAAAACAACTG GACGTGGAGAAAGCAGTGATTGTGCCACAACTCTTCAGACTGAAACACCAACGTCTGTTTTGATGAGTAGCAGTTTGATCATGAATAGTAGAAGTGTTACACCGAAGGAAGATAGTGCAATGCAAG TCACTCGAACAGAGAAAAATCACAAGGATGATGACCACGTGCCATTGTTTCAAACTGGACTAGGGAGGTCAATTGCTATAAGTAAGAGCTCACTTAAGAGGGCATCTGCAGTTCTGGAGCCAAGGAATATTGCAAAGGAATTGGAAG ATGAAGCTCATTTAGATGGTGCCCATGACACTCCAGTGTTCAGAACTGGATTAGGAAGGTCTATCATAGCAAGTGAGAACTCTAGAAAGGAATTGCCTATCTTAGAGGCTGAAGAAGCAGTAAAAAGTG TAAACAATTACAACGGGGAAACCTTTGTTGAAGAGGCAACGTTCCAAGCTGGAATACAAAAGTTTGTACCCCAAAATAGAATTTCAAGCCACAAGGCCAGTATGCTTTTGGAGCAACGAAACTTCATGGAGAAAG GATACAAAGACTCTGGAAGTCAACTGCCAATGTTTCGAACCGGATCTGGAAAGTCGGTCTTGATTAGTGAAAACTCAGTACAGAAAGCAAGGGCTGTTCTGGAGGAACAAGGCATAAACAAAGGCATAATAGCTGACCAAACTTATCTGAGACTTTCACTGTTTATTTCAATAGAAGTTG ATAATCATAAGCTCCTTAACATGGACAAAAAAATTCCTGTGTTTGCGTCACCTCTCAAGACAAGCTGTGCAAGAACAGTAAATATATCTTCAGTTGGCGTGTCTCGAGCTGCTACTTTGTTGGGCTTGGAGGAGAATACCCTTTCGACACAATTTTTTGGACATGTGGGGGATAAGCTGGGCACAAAAATAAATTTTGAGCAGGAAAATCCAGAACAGAGGCTTGGTCTTGCATCTTATCCAACAGAAAACCAAGTGCACAAGGAACAACACCGGCCATTTGAGCTTTCTAATAACACAGTTTCTGATTCTGGTGAGCATTCTATCAGATTCAGTACCGCCGGAGGCAGATCAATGGCTATTTCTAGTGATGCACTTGAACGCGCAAAAAGCCTTCTGGGTGAATCAGATCTCATGGTTTCAACAAATAATTTAAGCTACCCTTTGGGATCTGCTTGTAATGATAAGATGCAAAATTCAACTGTTGCGCCAAAAGAAGGCGGATCTGATTTATCAAAAAGAAGAAGGGTCAGTGGAAGAACCGAACTTGCAACATTTTCCCACCAGGCAATGTCTGATAGGAAGGACACTGGATCCTTTGGAAATGCTGTATCTGATATCCATCCGACTAGTGAAAACACCAATAGGTTTCATGTTGGGAGTCGTTCAACCAGTGAAATTCCAAAGATCGTGAAGCCTTCTTCCAGGTGTTTATCTGAAACTGACAACACAAATGACACTAAAGATAAGACCCGACAACTCCATATGCCAGCTGGAGCGTTGGTTGACATCAGTAACTTCATGGGTTCATATTCTGGAAATATTGACCATGTTGTTAATGAGAAGAGAAGAATTGGGGGAAGAAACTCCGCATCTTCCTTTAAACGGCCCCGCTCTTCCAG GTTCATCACGCCTATAAGCACCAACAGACAGTCCTCTGCTG GAGTACCCAAACTACCACCAACTCAGATCACTTCCTGTCGAACAAAGCTGTCTGCATATTATCCTTTTCAACATAAAAGGAAAACTTGGAAAGAGTATTTCGGTGGTCCTCCCTGCTTCAATTGTTTG GCGGAACATATAATAGATGAAGTGAAGCTCATGGATGCAAAAGGAGCTGAGAGGTACAAGTTTCACAATATGAATACTGGTGCAGAAGAATTTCATAAGTTGCTGATTGCCTGTGGGGCTTCATTGACATATGCAACTAAAGA ATGGGTGAACAATCACTATAAATGGATCGTATGGAAACTTGCTTCACTTGAGAGATGCTATCCAACTAAAGCTGCTGGCAAATTCTTGACAGTTGCTAATGTTTTAGACGAGCTGAAGTACAG GTATGACAGAGAAGTGAACAATGGCCATCGATCAGCCATAAAGAAAATTTTAGAAGGAAATGCTTTGCCATCTTTGATGATGGTGCTGTGCATTTCAGCTATTTATTCCCATCCTGATGTACATAAGTTAGAGGCTGTCGGGACAGATGAAAATGAAAACAGTATCAAAAATAAAAGCTTGTTAGCTGCTAAAAGAAACATGCCTGCACACATTGAATTAACTGATGGATG GTATGCACTAGAAGCGTCATTAGACGTGGCACTTTCAGAACAACTACAGAAAAGAAAGCTTTTTATAGGACAAAAGCTTCGG ATATGGGGAGCTTCTTTGTGTGGTTGGACTGGGCCTGTGTCATTTCATGAG GCATCTGGCACCGTCAAATTGATGGTCCATGTGAATGGCAGTTATCGTGCAAGATGGGATGATCCTTTGGGATTCT GCAAGCATGTTGGACCCCCACTGGCGTTCAAGTGCATAAAAGCTTCTGGTGGCCGAGTCCCTAGGACACTGGTAGGAGTTGCAAGAATATATCCTGTTTTGTACAAGGAGAG GTTGCCTGATGGTAGTTCTATTGTGAGATCTGAAAGGATGGAAAGAAAGGCGCTACAACTGTATCACCAGAG AGTATCTAAGATCGCAGAAGACATTATGTCTGAACAAGATGAAAACTGTGCCAGCACTGATGACAGTGAGGAAGGGGCGAAAATTTGCAAAATGTTAGAGCAGGCGGCTGAGCCTGAAGTTATGATGGCTGGCTTGACCTCAGAGCAGATGATATCTTTCTCATCTTATCAAGCAAAGCAAAAG GAAGCTAGGCAAAACGAAGTAGCTAAGAAGGTCGAAAATGCTCTGGAAGTTGCTGGCCTTAGTTCAAGAGATGTTACGCCATTTTTGAAAGTGAGGGTGACGGGCCTTGCTCACAAAATCTCTGCTACAAAAACCATCAACAAGGAAGGGCTAATAACAATTTGGAACCCTACTGAGAAGCAG AAAGCCGACCTGGTGGAGGGACAAGTCTACATCGCCACAGGATTGCTGCCTTCTGCCCACTGTACGAACATTCTTTACTTGCATGCTAGAGGATCATCTACAATGTGGAAGCCATTAGCATCGGCACAGGCTGCAGATTTTCA ACCATTTTTTACCCCACGTAAGGCGGTTGAGCTGTCATTGATTGGTGAGGTACCACTTGCAAG TCTTTCTTGCAGTGAATTTGACATTGCAGGTGTTGTTTTGCATGTCGGCGATGTTTACTTATGCAGCAACCAGAAAAGGCAGTGGCTCTTTTTGACAGATGGATCTAAATTTATCTCGGCATCGCAGTCCACAGATCAAGATGATTGTCTTCTAGCAGTTAGCTTTTCTTGCTCATCTGCCAGCGATGATGGTGCCTTTTTCAGTTATGCCCTTTCTGGAAATACA GTTGGTTTCAGTAACTTGGTCAAGCGACAGAAGGACCAGACAAGGCGCATATGGGTAGCCGAGGCAACACAGAGCTCTACATACACTCTTTCCCATGAGATATCAAAAAAATCGCATCTTAAGGAAGCTGCAACATGTGCTGAGAAATGGGCTTCAAGTTCTTTTGAT AAAATCCAGCAGCTAAAGGAAAGAGTTTTATGCATAATTGGTGATAGCGGTGGCTGA
- the LOC109768542 gene encoding protein BREAST CANCER SUSCEPTIBILITY 2 homolog B isoform X2 produces MPGRWRVWGQTDGRLVWVPAPEPDAPPSPAAASPLPPPLPPGCGAGIAAASSEDALAKGRGAADGCRVESMADLLVQARNTLLEGDGMSGATVDAGQGQLFCTGSGRSVSVSERAIRRARALVGEEVEKAGNKRKQPFDDVPGAEGELREMDAPFRGGVHNTAVPPVFQTGPGKAVLLGKDSIQKARAILGEQPFDHVPDAERESSEMDAPFRGGVYNTTMPPVFQTGSGKAVLLGKDSIQKARVLLEDVDSAAGAVQPMFRTGMGRPVPVSRTSIDKARAVLEGQTVAEKGVNGMEQFPLFQTGSGRVVSVSAASVQKAKSVLKDNNTSEENTESFGRPNQPMMFQTGSGRPAMISERSIERSRAVANEGDAEKSGHWDTDCQFPMFQTGLGKPVAVSWSSVQKAKAVLEEEKIKTTGRGESSDCATTLQTETPTSVLMSSSLIMNSRSVTPKEDSAMQVTRTEKNHKDDDHVPLFQTGLGRSIAISKSSLKRASAVLEPRNIAKELEDEAHLDGAHDTPVFRTGLGRSIIASENSRKELPILEAEEAVKSVNNYNGETFVEEATFQAGIQKFVPQNRISSHKASMLLEQRNFMEKGYKDSGSQLPMFRTGSGKSVLISENSVQKARAVLEEQGINKGIIADQTYLRLSLFISIEVDNHKLLNMDKKIPVFASPLKTSCARTVNISSVGVSRAATLLGLEENTLSTQFFGHVGDKLGTKINFEQENPEQRLGLASYPTENQVHKEQHRPFELSNNTVSDSGEHSIRFSTAGGRSMAISSDALERAKSLLGESDLMVSTNNLSYPLGSACNDKMQNSTVAPKEGGSDLSKRRRVSGRTELATFSHQAMSDRKDTGSFGNAVSDIHPTSENTNRFHVGSRSTSEIPKIVKPSSRCLSETDNTNDTKDKTRQLHMPAGALVDISNFMGSYSGNIDHVVNEKRRIGGRNSASSFKRPRSSRFITPISTNRQSSAGVPKLPPTQITSCRTKLSAYYPFQHKRKTWKEYFGGPPCFNCLAEHIIDEVKLMDAKGAERWVNNHYKWIVWKLASLERCYPTKAAGKFLTVANVLDELKYRYDREVNNGHRSAIKKILEGNALPSLMMVLCISAIYSHPDVHKLEAVGTDENENSIKNKSLLAAKRNMPAHIELTDGWYALEASLDVALSEQLQKRKLFIGQKLRIWGASLCGWTGPVSFHEASGTVKLMVHVNGSYRARWDDPLGFCKHVGPPLAFKCIKASGGRVPRTLVGVARIYPVLYKERLPDGSSIVRSERMERKALQLYHQRVSKIAEDIMSEQDENCASTDDSEEGAKICKMLEQAAEPEVMMAGLTSEQMISFSSYQAKQKEARQNEVAKKVENALEVAGLSSRDVTPFLKVRVTGLAHKISATKTINKEGLITIWNPTEKQKADLVEGQVYIATGLLPSAHCTNILYLHARGSSTMWKPLASAQAADFQPFFTPRKAVELSLIGEVPLASEFDIAGVVLHVGDVYLCSNQKRQWLFLTDGSKFISASQSTDQDDCLLAVSFSCSSASDDGAFFSYALSGNTVGFSNLVKRQKDQTRRIWVAEATQSSTYTLSHEISKKSHLKEAATCAEKWASSSFDKIQQLKERVLCIIGDSGG; encoded by the exons ATGCCGGGGAGGTGGCGGGTCTGGGGCCAGACCGACGGCCGCCTCGTCTGGGTCCCCGCCCCCGAGCCcgacgcgccgccgtcgcctgCCGCGGCTtcgcctcttcctcctcccctaCCGCCGGGGTGCGGTGCGGGGATAGCCGCCGCTTCATCCGAGGACGCGCTGGCGAAAG GCCGGGGCGCTGCTGACGGATGCCGCGTCGAGTCCATGGCCGACCTCCTCGTTCAAG CGCGGAACACACTGCTCGAAGGTGACGGGATGTCCGGAGCAACTGTTGATGCAGGACAGGGTCAGCTGTTCTGCACTGGATCGGGGAGGTCAGTGTCTGTCAGCGAGAGGGCTATAAGGAGGGCCAGGGCGTTGGTCGGGGAGGAGGTGGAGAAGGCTGGTAACAAGAGAA AGCAACCGTTTGACGACGTACCTGGTGCAGAGGGTGAATTGAGAGAAATGGACGCCCCATTCAGAG GTGGAGTGCATAACACTGCCGTGCCCCCAGTGTTCCAAACTGGACCCGGAAAAGCTGTTTTGCTGGGCAAGGACTCGATCCAGAAGGCAAGAGCTATTTTAGGAG AGCAACCGTTTGACCATGTACCTGATGCAGAGCGCGAATCGAGTGAAATGGACGCCCCATTTAGAG GTGGAGTGTATAACACTACCATGCCCCCAGTGTTCCAAACTGGATCAGGAAAAGCGGTCTTACTGGGCAAGGACTCAATCCAGAAGGCAAGAGTTCTTTTAGAAG ATGTTGATAGTGCTGCTGGTGCCGTACAACCAATGTTCCGTACTGGAATGGGTAGGCCGGTTCCTGTGAGCCGGACCTCTATTGATAAGGCAAGAGCTGTTTTGGAGGGACAAACAGTTGCAGAAAAAG GTGTGAACGGCATGGAACAGTTTCCATTGTTCCAAACTGGTTCAGGAAGAGTTGTCTCAGTCAGTGCGGCATCTGTTCAGAAAGCTAAGTCTGTTTTGAAGGATAATAATACAAGCGAGG AAAATACAGAGAGTTTTGGTAGGCCTAACCAGCCTATGATGTTCCAAACTGGTTCAGGAAGACCAGCCATGATCAGCGAAAGATCCATTGAGAGATCTAGAGCTGTGGCGAATGAGGGAGATGCGGAAAAGAGCG GACATTGGGATACTGATTGCCAGTTCCCAATGTTCCAAACAGGATTAGGGAAGCCTGTTGCTGTGAGCTGGAGCTCAGTTCAGAAGGCAAAGGCAGTATTGGAGGAAGAAAAAATTAAAACAACTG GACGTGGAGAAAGCAGTGATTGTGCCACAACTCTTCAGACTGAAACACCAACGTCTGTTTTGATGAGTAGCAGTTTGATCATGAATAGTAGAAGTGTTACACCGAAGGAAGATAGTGCAATGCAAG TCACTCGAACAGAGAAAAATCACAAGGATGATGACCACGTGCCATTGTTTCAAACTGGACTAGGGAGGTCAATTGCTATAAGTAAGAGCTCACTTAAGAGGGCATCTGCAGTTCTGGAGCCAAGGAATATTGCAAAGGAATTGGAAG ATGAAGCTCATTTAGATGGTGCCCATGACACTCCAGTGTTCAGAACTGGATTAGGAAGGTCTATCATAGCAAGTGAGAACTCTAGAAAGGAATTGCCTATCTTAGAGGCTGAAGAAGCAGTAAAAAGTG TAAACAATTACAACGGGGAAACCTTTGTTGAAGAGGCAACGTTCCAAGCTGGAATACAAAAGTTTGTACCCCAAAATAGAATTTCAAGCCACAAGGCCAGTATGCTTTTGGAGCAACGAAACTTCATGGAGAAAG GATACAAAGACTCTGGAAGTCAACTGCCAATGTTTCGAACCGGATCTGGAAAGTCGGTCTTGATTAGTGAAAACTCAGTACAGAAAGCAAGGGCTGTTCTGGAGGAACAAGGCATAAACAAAGGCATAATAGCTGACCAAACTTATCTGAGACTTTCACTGTTTATTTCAATAGAAGTTG ATAATCATAAGCTCCTTAACATGGACAAAAAAATTCCTGTGTTTGCGTCACCTCTCAAGACAAGCTGTGCAAGAACAGTAAATATATCTTCAGTTGGCGTGTCTCGAGCTGCTACTTTGTTGGGCTTGGAGGAGAATACCCTTTCGACACAATTTTTTGGACATGTGGGGGATAAGCTGGGCACAAAAATAAATTTTGAGCAGGAAAATCCAGAACAGAGGCTTGGTCTTGCATCTTATCCAACAGAAAACCAAGTGCACAAGGAACAACACCGGCCATTTGAGCTTTCTAATAACACAGTTTCTGATTCTGGTGAGCATTCTATCAGATTCAGTACCGCCGGAGGCAGATCAATGGCTATTTCTAGTGATGCACTTGAACGCGCAAAAAGCCTTCTGGGTGAATCAGATCTCATGGTTTCAACAAATAATTTAAGCTACCCTTTGGGATCTGCTTGTAATGATAAGATGCAAAATTCAACTGTTGCGCCAAAAGAAGGCGGATCTGATTTATCAAAAAGAAGAAGGGTCAGTGGAAGAACCGAACTTGCAACATTTTCCCACCAGGCAATGTCTGATAGGAAGGACACTGGATCCTTTGGAAATGCTGTATCTGATATCCATCCGACTAGTGAAAACACCAATAGGTTTCATGTTGGGAGTCGTTCAACCAGTGAAATTCCAAAGATCGTGAAGCCTTCTTCCAGGTGTTTATCTGAAACTGACAACACAAATGACACTAAAGATAAGACCCGACAACTCCATATGCCAGCTGGAGCGTTGGTTGACATCAGTAACTTCATGGGTTCATATTCTGGAAATATTGACCATGTTGTTAATGAGAAGAGAAGAATTGGGGGAAGAAACTCCGCATCTTCCTTTAAACGGCCCCGCTCTTCCAG GTTCATCACGCCTATAAGCACCAACAGACAGTCCTCTGCTG GAGTACCCAAACTACCACCAACTCAGATCACTTCCTGTCGAACAAAGCTGTCTGCATATTATCCTTTTCAACATAAAAGGAAAACTTGGAAAGAGTATTTCGGTGGTCCTCCCTGCTTCAATTGTTTG GCGGAACATATAATAGATGAAGTGAAGCTCATGGATGCAAAAGGAGCTGAGAG ATGGGTGAACAATCACTATAAATGGATCGTATGGAAACTTGCTTCACTTGAGAGATGCTATCCAACTAAAGCTGCTGGCAAATTCTTGACAGTTGCTAATGTTTTAGACGAGCTGAAGTACAG GTATGACAGAGAAGTGAACAATGGCCATCGATCAGCCATAAAGAAAATTTTAGAAGGAAATGCTTTGCCATCTTTGATGATGGTGCTGTGCATTTCAGCTATTTATTCCCATCCTGATGTACATAAGTTAGAGGCTGTCGGGACAGATGAAAATGAAAACAGTATCAAAAATAAAAGCTTGTTAGCTGCTAAAAGAAACATGCCTGCACACATTGAATTAACTGATGGATG GTATGCACTAGAAGCGTCATTAGACGTGGCACTTTCAGAACAACTACAGAAAAGAAAGCTTTTTATAGGACAAAAGCTTCGG ATATGGGGAGCTTCTTTGTGTGGTTGGACTGGGCCTGTGTCATTTCATGAG GCATCTGGCACCGTCAAATTGATGGTCCATGTGAATGGCAGTTATCGTGCAAGATGGGATGATCCTTTGGGATTCT GCAAGCATGTTGGACCCCCACTGGCGTTCAAGTGCATAAAAGCTTCTGGTGGCCGAGTCCCTAGGACACTGGTAGGAGTTGCAAGAATATATCCTGTTTTGTACAAGGAGAG GTTGCCTGATGGTAGTTCTATTGTGAGATCTGAAAGGATGGAAAGAAAGGCGCTACAACTGTATCACCAGAG AGTATCTAAGATCGCAGAAGACATTATGTCTGAACAAGATGAAAACTGTGCCAGCACTGATGACAGTGAGGAAGGGGCGAAAATTTGCAAAATGTTAGAGCAGGCGGCTGAGCCTGAAGTTATGATGGCTGGCTTGACCTCAGAGCAGATGATATCTTTCTCATCTTATCAAGCAAAGCAAAAG GAAGCTAGGCAAAACGAAGTAGCTAAGAAGGTCGAAAATGCTCTGGAAGTTGCTGGCCTTAGTTCAAGAGATGTTACGCCATTTTTGAAAGTGAGGGTGACGGGCCTTGCTCACAAAATCTCTGCTACAAAAACCATCAACAAGGAAGGGCTAATAACAATTTGGAACCCTACTGAGAAGCAG AAAGCCGACCTGGTGGAGGGACAAGTCTACATCGCCACAGGATTGCTGCCTTCTGCCCACTGTACGAACATTCTTTACTTGCATGCTAGAGGATCATCTACAATGTGGAAGCCATTAGCATCGGCACAGGCTGCAGATTTTCA ACCATTTTTTACCCCACGTAAGGCGGTTGAGCTGTCATTGATTGGTGAGGTACCACTTGCAAG TGAATTTGACATTGCAGGTGTTGTTTTGCATGTCGGCGATGTTTACTTATGCAGCAACCAGAAAAGGCAGTGGCTCTTTTTGACAGATGGATCTAAATTTATCTCGGCATCGCAGTCCACAGATCAAGATGATTGTCTTCTAGCAGTTAGCTTTTCTTGCTCATCTGCCAGCGATGATGGTGCCTTTTTCAGTTATGCCCTTTCTGGAAATACA GTTGGTTTCAGTAACTTGGTCAAGCGACAGAAGGACCAGACAAGGCGCATATGGGTAGCCGAGGCAACACAGAGCTCTACATACACTCTTTCCCATGAGATATCAAAAAAATCGCATCTTAAGGAAGCTGCAACATGTGCTGAGAAATGGGCTTCAAGTTCTTTTGAT AAAATCCAGCAGCTAAAGGAAAGAGTTTTATGCATAATTGGTGATAGCGGTGGCTGA